The genomic window GCCAGAAGTGCAATATGGTTTCTGATTCCTGCCCTGATCGCCATTGCGCTGGTCGCAGGATACCCCCTTTTCAAGACCTTCTATTACAGCTTCACCGAGTCCAACATCTCTGATCCCGCCAGTGCCAAATGGATTGGTCTGGGCAACTACTGGTTCACCAACGAAGACGGTGTGGGACTGGGCGTGCTCCAGGATCCCGGCTGGTGGGCTGCCGTCTGGAACACCATCAAGTTCTCGCTGGTTTCCGTCTCACTGGAACTGGTGCTGGGTCTTGGCATCGCCATGGTGCTGAACAGCAAATTCAGAGGCCGCACCTTCATGCGGACCGCCATGCTGGTGCCCTGGGCCATCCCCACTGTGGTTTCTGCACAGATGTGGGCGTTCATGTACAACGACTCTTTCGGTCTGCTCGGCACCCAACTCGGGGCCGTTCTGGCAGACACCAACACCGCCATCTGGGCGATTGTGGCCGTGGACGTCTGGAAAACCACCCCTTTCATGGCTTTGCTCTTGCTGGCCGGTCTGCAAGGCCTGTCTGCAGATGTGTACGAAGCAGCAGATGTGGATGGGGCCAGCAAGTGGACCCAGTTCTGGAGAATCACCCTTCCACTCTTGAAACCCACCATTCTGGTGGCTCTGGTGTTCCGCACCCTTGACGCCCTGCGTGTCTTTGACGTGATGTACGTCATGATGGGACCCAACAAAGCCGCCGAAGCTTCCATGACCGCCTACGCACGCCTCAACCTGATCGACAACCAGCTTCTCGGGTATGGCAGCGCAGTGTCTGTGGTGATCTTCCTGATCATCATGGCGTTCACCGTCATGTA from Deinococcus misasensis DSM 22328 includes these protein-coding regions:
- a CDS encoding carbohydrate ABC transporter permease, with the protein product MTKIQAASPQKKRTRGGVEAARARSAIWFLIPALIAIALVAGYPLFKTFYYSFTESNISDPASAKWIGLGNYWFTNEDGVGLGVLQDPGWWAAVWNTIKFSLVSVSLELVLGLGIAMVLNSKFRGRTFMRTAMLVPWAIPTVVSAQMWAFMYNDSFGLLGTQLGAVLADTNTAIWAIVAVDVWKTTPFMALLLLAGLQGLSADVYEAADVDGASKWTQFWRITLPLLKPTILVALVFRTLDALRVFDVMYVMMGPNKAAEASMTAYARLNLIDNQLLGYGSAVSVVIFLIIMAFTVMYVTSLKVRFD